The Macaca nemestrina isolate mMacNem1 chromosome 6, mMacNem.hap1, whole genome shotgun sequence genome window below encodes:
- the LOC105487454 gene encoding F-box only protein 4 isoform X3, whose product MAGSEPRSGTSSPPPPFSDWGRLEAAILSGWKTFWQSVSKERVARTASREEVDEAASTLTRLPIDVQLYILSFLSPHDLCQLGSTNHYWNETVRDPILWRYFLLRDLPSWSSVDWKSLPDLEILKKPVSEVTDGAFFDYMAVYRMCCPYTRRASKSSRPMYGAVTSFLHSLIIQNEPRFAMFGPGLEELNTSLVLSLMSSEELCPTAGLPQRQIDGIGSGVNFQLNNQHKFNILILYSTTRKERDRAREEHTSAVNKIFSRQNEGDDQQGSRYSVIPQIQKVCEVVDGFIYVANAEAHKSPGHRG is encoded by the exons ATGGCAGGAAGCGAGCCGCGCAGCGGAACTAGCTCGCCGCCGCCGCCCTTCAGCGACTGGGGCCGCCTGGAGGCGGCCATACTCAGCGGCTGGAAGACCTTCTGGCAGTCAGTGAGCAAGGAGAGGGTGGCGCGTACGGCCTCGCGGGAGGAGGTGGATGAGGCGGCCAGCACCCTGACGCGGCTGCCG ATTGATGTACAGCTATATATTTTGTCCTTTCTTTCACCTCATGATCTGTGTCAGTTGGGAAGTACAAATCATTATTGGAATGAAACTGTAAGAGATCCAATTCTGTGGAGATACTTTTTGTTAAGGGATCTTCCTTCTTGGTCTTCTGTTGACTGGAAGTCTCTTCCAGATCTAGAAATCTTAAAAAAGCCTGTATCTGAAGTCACTGATGGTGCATTTTTTGACTACATGGCAGT CTATAGAATGTGCTGTCCATATACAAGAAGAGCTTCAAAATCCAGCCGTCCTATGTATGGAGCTGTCACTTCTTTTTTACACTCCCTGATCATTCAGAATGAACCACGATTTGCTATGTTTGGACCAGGTTTGGAAGAATTGAATACCTCTTTGGTGTTGAGCTTAATGTCTTCAGAGGAACTTTGCCCAACAGCTGGTTTGCCTCAGAGGCAGATTGATG GTATTGGATCAGGAGTCAATTTTCAGTTGAACAACCAACATAAATTCAACATTCTAATCTTATATTCAACTACCAG aaaggaAAGAGATAGAGCAAGGGAAGAGCATACAAGTGCAGTTAACAAGATATTCAGTCGACAGAATGAAGGTGATGATCAACAAGGAAGCCGGTACAGTGTGATTCCACAAATTCAAAAAGTATGTGAAGTTGTAGATGGGTTCATCTATGTTGCAAATGCTGAAGCTCATAAAA
- the LOC105487454 gene encoding F-box only protein 4 isoform X2 has product MAGSEPRSGTSSPPPPFSDWGRLEAAILSGWKTFWQSIDVQLYILSFLSPHDLCQLGSTNHYWNETVRDPILWRYFLLRDLPSWSSVDWKSLPDLEILKKPVSEVTDGAFFDYMAVYRMCCPYTRRASKSSRPMYGAVTSFLHSLIIQNEPRFAMFGPGLEELNTSLVLSLMSSEELCPTAGLPQRQIDGIGSGVNFQLNNQHKFNILILYSTTRKERDRAREEHTSAVNKIFSRQNEGDDQQGSRYSVIPQIQKVCEVVDGFIYVANAEAHKRHEWQDEFSHIMAMTDPAFGSSGRPLLVLSCISQGDVKRMPCFYLAHELHLNLLNHPWLVQDTEAETLTGFLNGIEWILEEVESKRAR; this is encoded by the exons ATGGCAGGAAGCGAGCCGCGCAGCGGAACTAGCTCGCCGCCGCCGCCCTTCAGCGACTGGGGCCGCCTGGAGGCGGCCATACTCAGCGGCTGGAAGACCTTCTGGCAGTCA ATTGATGTACAGCTATATATTTTGTCCTTTCTTTCACCTCATGATCTGTGTCAGTTGGGAAGTACAAATCATTATTGGAATGAAACTGTAAGAGATCCAATTCTGTGGAGATACTTTTTGTTAAGGGATCTTCCTTCTTGGTCTTCTGTTGACTGGAAGTCTCTTCCAGATCTAGAAATCTTAAAAAAGCCTGTATCTGAAGTCACTGATGGTGCATTTTTTGACTACATGGCAGT CTATAGAATGTGCTGTCCATATACAAGAAGAGCTTCAAAATCCAGCCGTCCTATGTATGGAGCTGTCACTTCTTTTTTACACTCCCTGATCATTCAGAATGAACCACGATTTGCTATGTTTGGACCAGGTTTGGAAGAATTGAATACCTCTTTGGTGTTGAGCTTAATGTCTTCAGAGGAACTTTGCCCAACAGCTGGTTTGCCTCAGAGGCAGATTGATG GTATTGGATCAGGAGTCAATTTTCAGTTGAACAACCAACATAAATTCAACATTCTAATCTTATATTCAACTACCAG aaaggaAAGAGATAGAGCAAGGGAAGAGCATACAAGTGCAGTTAACAAGATATTCAGTCGACAGAATGAAGGTGATGATCAACAAGGAAGCCGGTACAGTGTGATTCCACAAATTCAAAAAGTATGTGAAGTTGTAGATGGGTTCATCTATGTTGCAAATGCTGAAGCTCATAAAA GACATGAATGGCAAGATGAATTTTCTCATATTATGGCAATGACAGATCCAGCCTTTGGGTCTTCGGGAAGACCATTGTTGGTTTTATCTTGTATTTCTCAAGGGGATGTAAAAAGAATGCCCTGTTTTTATTTGGCTCATGAGCTGCATCTGAATCTTCTAAATCACCCATGGCTG
- the LOC105487454 gene encoding F-box only protein 4 isoform X1 has product MAGSEPRSGTSSPPPPFSDWGRLEAAILSGWKTFWQSVSKERVARTASREEVDEAASTLTRLPIDVQLYILSFLSPHDLCQLGSTNHYWNETVRDPILWRYFLLRDLPSWSSVDWKSLPDLEILKKPVSEVTDGAFFDYMAVYRMCCPYTRRASKSSRPMYGAVTSFLHSLIIQNEPRFAMFGPGLEELNTSLVLSLMSSEELCPTAGLPQRQIDGIGSGVNFQLNNQHKFNILILYSTTRKERDRAREEHTSAVNKIFSRQNEGDDQQGSRYSVIPQIQKVCEVVDGFIYVANAEAHKRHEWQDEFSHIMAMTDPAFGSSGRPLLVLSCISQGDVKRMPCFYLAHELHLNLLNHPWLVQDTEAETLTGFLNGIEWILEEVESKRAR; this is encoded by the exons ATGGCAGGAAGCGAGCCGCGCAGCGGAACTAGCTCGCCGCCGCCGCCCTTCAGCGACTGGGGCCGCCTGGAGGCGGCCATACTCAGCGGCTGGAAGACCTTCTGGCAGTCAGTGAGCAAGGAGAGGGTGGCGCGTACGGCCTCGCGGGAGGAGGTGGATGAGGCGGCCAGCACCCTGACGCGGCTGCCG ATTGATGTACAGCTATATATTTTGTCCTTTCTTTCACCTCATGATCTGTGTCAGTTGGGAAGTACAAATCATTATTGGAATGAAACTGTAAGAGATCCAATTCTGTGGAGATACTTTTTGTTAAGGGATCTTCCTTCTTGGTCTTCTGTTGACTGGAAGTCTCTTCCAGATCTAGAAATCTTAAAAAAGCCTGTATCTGAAGTCACTGATGGTGCATTTTTTGACTACATGGCAGT CTATAGAATGTGCTGTCCATATACAAGAAGAGCTTCAAAATCCAGCCGTCCTATGTATGGAGCTGTCACTTCTTTTTTACACTCCCTGATCATTCAGAATGAACCACGATTTGCTATGTTTGGACCAGGTTTGGAAGAATTGAATACCTCTTTGGTGTTGAGCTTAATGTCTTCAGAGGAACTTTGCCCAACAGCTGGTTTGCCTCAGAGGCAGATTGATG GTATTGGATCAGGAGTCAATTTTCAGTTGAACAACCAACATAAATTCAACATTCTAATCTTATATTCAACTACCAG aaaggaAAGAGATAGAGCAAGGGAAGAGCATACAAGTGCAGTTAACAAGATATTCAGTCGACAGAATGAAGGTGATGATCAACAAGGAAGCCGGTACAGTGTGATTCCACAAATTCAAAAAGTATGTGAAGTTGTAGATGGGTTCATCTATGTTGCAAATGCTGAAGCTCATAAAA GACATGAATGGCAAGATGAATTTTCTCATATTATGGCAATGACAGATCCAGCCTTTGGGTCTTCGGGAAGACCATTGTTGGTTTTATCTTGTATTTCTCAAGGGGATGTAAAAAGAATGCCCTGTTTTTATTTGGCTCATGAGCTGCATCTGAATCTTCTAAATCACCCATGGCTG